The proteins below come from a single Sorghum bicolor cultivar BTx623 chromosome 4, Sorghum_bicolor_NCBIv3, whole genome shotgun sequence genomic window:
- the LOC8057516 gene encoding bZIP transcription factor 11 has translation MASSSGSGSSGSLSAATAALAAAAGTEEELRALMEQRRAKRMLSNRESARRSRMRKQRHLDELTAQAAHLRRENAHVATALGLTTQGLLAVDAENAVLRTQAAELAARLGSLNDILACMNTNAAAAVGAVAVSVSLTAAAASSSDPYLAFDGATALDDLLRSCPENMYQLC, from the coding sequence ATGGCTTCCTCCAGCGGGAGCGGGAGCTCGGGCTCTctgtcggcggcgacggcggcgctggccgcggcggcgggcaCGGAGGAGGAGCTGCGCGCGCTCATGGAGCAGCGGCGCGCCAAGCGGATGCTGTCCAACCGCGAGTCCGCGCGGCGGTCGCGGATGCGCAAGCAGCGCCACCTCGACGAGCTCACCGCGCAGGCCGCGCACCTGCGCCGCGAGAACGCGCACGTCGCCACCGCGCTCGGACTCACCACGCAGGGACTCCTCGCCGTCGACGCCGAGAACGCCGTCCTCCGCACCCAGGCCGCCGAGCTCGCCGCGCGCCTCGGTTCCCTCAACGACATCCTCGCCTGCATGAACACCAACGCCGCTGCGGCCGTCGGCGCCGTCGCCGTCTCCGTCTCCCTCACAGCCGCCGCCGCTTCTTCCTCCGACCCCTACCTCGCCTTCGACGGCGCCACCGCCTTGGACGACCTCCTCAGATCCTGCCCCGAGAATATGTACCAGCTCTGCTAG